gtgtgtgtgtgtgtgtgtgtgtgaggatagAGGAAGATTTTACCAGCTCTGACATGATGGAATGTCTGTAGAAACCCCACAAAGAGCAAACTGTTGATGTGGAATAAAAGGAAACGAAGACATATCTGGGAAAAATCAGAGCCGACGGAGAGAAAACAAGAAGAGTTCCGGCTCTGCGACTGGCGAACCCTCACACTCTGTTACCCCGAGGCGACCACGGTCCCTCAGCGGCCGGATGGACGATGGCGAGAGGGAAGAACTGAGAGGACGGTCTTTCTCCAGCCACCGGGCCCGAGCCGTCCAGGATCGGACGGAGGCAGAACGCCAATAAAACCTCAGATGCCGTCAGCGGGGCGTGATTTATTCAGAGCAGCATGTAGGCTCTGAGaaacacacgttcacacacacacacacactctgcacactcATCCCTGTGACACTCGTGCGTCAGCTGATTCCTTCTCATCAGCGCTCTCTTCCCACCTCATTACGCTCCTTTCTGTCTCGCCTTCTGTCTCGATCTCGCCGTCGGTTTTCGTGCCCACAAAGCCTCACAGCAGGACGCACGGGCGGACCGCGCACAGCCGCTTGTGTTACACAAACACCCCGCTGGGTCCGACCTGCCTGCAGATGAATGCAAGTGTACGTATGAGCCGACACTTCTTCTATATGGTCTTTCCTTTACATTTTGGGGGGGTTTAAGACGGATTTCTACCGAGACGCGACACCATTCTGAagcagagtctggttctggaaGTGAGGGTCACCATCATGACAGGAAGACATCTGAAAGGTGGGGGGTGAAGCGGGAAACATCAGCCGGTTTGTAAACTTTTAGtcgacagaaaaaaacaaaacaaaaaaaacccgacAAAAGACAGTCCTTCACTTCAAAGTTTCTCGTCTCCACAGGCTCCACGCGCCCATGAAGAATCCCTGGCTTTGCTTCGAAGCTGCCCCTTTCTCTCAGAGAACAGGCGAGTCGAATCGGGGGTGAAGGACGGGAGGACATGGGGCGGGGTGACGGACACAGAGATAGCTTGGCCCTCTCCCTCGAAAAGGAAGGAATGAGGAGATCCGTGACGGTGTTCGTCCAGTGGTTGAATCCTCTCCACGCTCGCTCTGCAGATCCACGGTGAATGTGACGCAGTGTTCCCTTTTTTAGCccaaaataatgattttttctttttgtttttcttgttttaaagaGATTTCAAATCCCTGCAACATCAGTGCTGCCTGGTGGAGATACATTTAGTTTTGTTCCATTAAGAGTTCATCAGTACCGCTGCAGACCTCCTAACTCAGTGCCGTGGACTCAGCGAGGCCCCGTTATTTATTtcacatgttttttgtttttctcattcttTCCCAGTTGAACTCCTAGCCCTCGTTCAGTCTGGACGCTTTACTATAAGGGTTCTCCAGGAGGTAGCGGTACCTGTCATAGTGCTCCAGCATGTACTTTGGGGCGTACATGTGCTCTTTGGGGTCCACGGGGGGATACTCCTGCAGGGAGCCGTCGAACCAGCCCCCTGTCCGGATCAGATCGCGGATGTAGTTGAGGTCGCGTTTGTCCTCGTAGTCGCCCCACCGCGGAAAGTCTCCGTTCTGCGCCGACACCAGCTTGAAGTAGATCCCCTCGGGCGTGAAGCACCAGGAGCAGTGCCAGCCGGCGAAGTGGAAGGGGCTGCCCACCGACCACTGCACCAGGATGTGGCCCGTCTCGTTCTCGTACTTGCGGAAGCCGGGCATGGTGTAGTACTCCCGCCGGCGCAGCTTGATCCCGTCGCCGTCGTAGACGACGCGGAGCATCCCCAGCGTGCAGCCGGACACCACCTCCAGGGAACCGAACTGCTTCCAGAAAAACCCGTACAGGGACTGCAAGGGAGGAAGGCAGCGTTAAAACCGACGGAAACCAATGTAGGGGTGCACTGATCCCCTTCATCTTCCGCTAACCTTGCGCATGTGGATGGCGAAAGGTTCCGTCCAGCCGTCGAACAGcttgaggaagaggaggcctTCGCGCGCGGGGATCTCGTCGGCGTCGTTGATGACGAAGACGTCGTCCGGCCGCGCCCCGACCACCCGGGACATGCCGTTGCGCGTCAGGAAGGTTCGCAGGTAGTCGTCGGCGATCCAGCCGTCCTGCCGGCCCCCGTCGGGGAAGTGGTCCAGGAACACGTAGAGGATCTTGTGGCGGATGTAGTCGTACGTACCGTTGAGAAGGAGCCTCAGGAAACTGGGGGGAACAACAGGAATCATTCAGCGGCTCCTTTCAGGAGGAGAAATTATGCTTTACACGACATATTTTACACATTTAGGGCAATACGAGGACTTCTCCTGGAGCACTTCACAAATGTTGAGATTAACAGTCACCACAGAAAAAAGATTGAACTTCTCCTcgcttttttttgttaatgcctTCAGAAACTTTTGACTTGTCAAACTAATTTCCACCTTAAGCAAAACCACATTAACATACATCGTTGTGTGTTCACTCGGTTCTTGCATTTATGGTTTTCTCTCATGGAAGTGGAGCTACTTTAATGATTAACATCAAACGTAGACACTGGCATCTAGCAATACTCATGAAAGAACAGATACAAGAGGAAGACCCAAAAACAAGGAGAAAGAGCCTTTAACTGTCATGAATCGCATAAATGAAGTTTTTCAAAAGGACACTAATTGATTTTCAAACTCTCCATCAGACAAAAGAGTATGACCAATTTGCACAATACTGTAAAAAGACTGCCGAAAACTTGCAGTGGAGATGAAGGACCAGCGGTCAGAAAGGCGCCTGTTTGACAAACGAGGCCTTTCAGCACGGAAAAGCGGCGCTCGGCACACCGGAGTGACTGGAAGAACAACTCAATTAACCTGTTGATATGCATAGCAAAAAGACAGCGTTCGCCAAACACAGCCGCTTTCACGCAGTGTCACATTTTATGATTGAATACACCAATCTCTCGCTTCAAGGCTACACGCAGAGTCAATCACGTCTCTCGTGTCGTAATCTGCTGTAAAATTGCTCTGGAGGCATCTCGTGTTGTTGCCAGAGGAAGCCCTGTGTAATTGTTATTCAGCACACTGACACCCAAGAAGCATGAAGGTTGGCTGTAAACAAAGACTTCTAACGGTAAGCACCGCCGCCGTCAAAGCTCAGCAACGAACTGGAACTATGTGCGCCAGTGGCAGCTTTTTGCTATCTTGATTGTAAAATCAGAACATTCAAGGGAATTCTGGGTGTCCGTTGAATTCCTCCATGCATATGAGTGCATTGTAACTTATGTGGCTTCTAGAAACCAAACAAATCAGGGTCCTGGTGACCATGGGAGGATAATTCTTAGATTTTCCTGGAAAATATATCATAAACCAAAAGAAACCTACCCCAAAAAATCAATCATTGCTCTTGCTGTACTGTTTATGCTTGAAGacgtttcattttcttttgattttgttACATATTACACCAATACTAGACGTTGATATTTATGCGCCCGAGACAGGAAGTCCTACCTGAGAGGCCGTCTCTCTCCATAGGCAGTGAAGTTCGATTCACATATGAGGAAGAGGTCCACGGCCTGGGCCAGCTCGTGGAAGCGGACGTGCAGCAGGTCGAACTCGTGGTTGACGTTGATGGCGTTGATCACCCTGCGCGGGGTCTCCCTCGGCGTCAGCCGCTCCTTGGTGGGCAGGTTGGAGTGGTACACCATGGTGGGAACGCCACAGTAAGGTCCGTGCCAGCCGGGCCGGCACACACACTTGACCAGGCGCTTGCCGCCGCCCCGGGACCTGGCCTTGGCCTTGGGAGGGCTGggggtctgctgctgctgctggagctgctggagctccaggagTTTCCGCTGCGCCGCAGCCCCGGCCCGGGCGCCCTCACCCGCTCTGTTGGCCACGGTTCCCCCCGCCTTCCCAGAGGACTCCTTCTGGGTGGCCACCTCCGTCCCCTGCTTGAAGCAAAGCGCTCCGGCTTTGGTGCGGACAAAATACGGCGTTTTGTCATTTTGTAGCTGGTGAGTGCGAGTGTGGAGGTCTCCCATGGTCTCCAGAGGGTCCGACAGCGGGTCCTTGAGGAACACCACGCGGTGCTCTTTCCCCACCAGCGGCGCCTGAGGGAGCTCCGGCACGGCGGGCTGGCCCGGGTGGTTCTCGCTTTGTGGATTCAAGTGGTCTTCAGCTCCCCTCTAGGAGAGAAGAACAGTCAGAGAAGAGTCGGCACAAGGTTCAGATCACATCAGTTCAGTATCAGTGGATGTTTCTGACAAACGCTCTTCAGCTCCAGTTTAAaccacaatgttttcaagaaaaaa
The nucleotide sequence above comes from Salarias fasciatus chromosome 6, fSalaFa1.1, whole genome shotgun sequence. Encoded proteins:
- the mgat3b gene encoding beta-1,4-mannosyl-glycoprotein 4-beta-N-acetylglucosaminyltransferase isoform X1, with product MRFIRMKMRRHRVFLLCTVGLCVISFLHYYKALHYVSLLRELSAPYPNIKSFIMVTGFFWREKDASATALSPASPEEAPPLPVLRQPDPKARGGAAGGGGGAAGPAVVGGPGIPGLPAIETRLREEPAPPHPWEKPEENKLGDAQSERGAEDHLNPQSENHPGQPAVPELPQAPLVGKEHRVVFLKDPLSDPLETMGDLHTRTHQLQNDKTPYFVRTKAGALCFKQGTEVATQKESSGKAGGTVANRAGEGARAGAAAQRKLLELQQLQQQQQTPSPPKAKARSRGGGKRLVKCVCRPGWHGPYCGVPTMVYHSNLPTKERLTPRETPRRVINAINVNHEFDLLHVRFHELAQAVDLFLICESNFTAYGERRPLSFLRLLLNGTYDYIRHKILYVFLDHFPDGGRQDGWIADDYLRTFLTRNGMSRVVGARPDDVFVINDADEIPAREGLLFLKLFDGWTEPFAIHMRKSLYGFFWKQFGSLEVVSGCTLGMLRVVYDGDGIKLRRREYYTMPGFRKYENETGHILVQWSVGSPFHFAGWHCSWCFTPEGIYFKLVSAQNGDFPRWGDYEDKRDLNYIRDLIRTGGWFDGSLQEYPPVDPKEHMYAPKYMLEHYDRYRYLLENPYSKASRLNEG
- the mgat3b gene encoding beta-1,4-mannosyl-glycoprotein 4-beta-N-acetylglucosaminyltransferase isoform X2, with product MKMRRHRVFLLCTVGLCVISFLHYYKALHYVSLLRELSAPYPNIKSFIMVTGFFWREKDASATALSPASPEEAPPLPVLRQPDPKARGGAAGGGGGAAGPAVVGGPGIPGLPAIETRLREEPAPPHPWEKPEENKLGDAQSERGAEDHLNPQSENHPGQPAVPELPQAPLVGKEHRVVFLKDPLSDPLETMGDLHTRTHQLQNDKTPYFVRTKAGALCFKQGTEVATQKESSGKAGGTVANRAGEGARAGAAAQRKLLELQQLQQQQQTPSPPKAKARSRGGGKRLVKCVCRPGWHGPYCGVPTMVYHSNLPTKERLTPRETPRRVINAINVNHEFDLLHVRFHELAQAVDLFLICESNFTAYGERRPLSFLRLLLNGTYDYIRHKILYVFLDHFPDGGRQDGWIADDYLRTFLTRNGMSRVVGARPDDVFVINDADEIPAREGLLFLKLFDGWTEPFAIHMRKSLYGFFWKQFGSLEVVSGCTLGMLRVVYDGDGIKLRRREYYTMPGFRKYENETGHILVQWSVGSPFHFAGWHCSWCFTPEGIYFKLVSAQNGDFPRWGDYEDKRDLNYIRDLIRTGGWFDGSLQEYPPVDPKEHMYAPKYMLEHYDRYRYLLENPYSKASRLNEG